A stretch of Paenibacillus sp. URB8-2 DNA encodes these proteins:
- a CDS encoding type IV pilus twitching motility protein PilT has translation MPSDTRQITHLLHMAYSSRASDLHISVGSPPVLRIDGKLHNVEGGLVGPGEAEQMALDLLGPEREKEFRDAGEFDFSYPLEGGVRFRVNVYRQRGGISIAARSIPAEIPSLEQLALPPVLSALALKAQGLILVTGPTGSGKSSTLAAMLNHINRNERKHIVTLEDPIEFLHSHGTCLIDQREVGSDTSSFSNGLRAALRQDPDVILVGEMRDLETISAAVTAAETGHLVMATLHTTDAPQTIDRIIDVFPGHQQNQIRLQLASVLLAVISQRLFPRAEGKGRLCATEILLNTPAVSNLIRTEKTHQIKNIMQTGRSLGMHTLDMAIRDYLSHGLIRPEAAKAYMAEVRTDATI, from the coding sequence ATGCCGTCCGATACAAGACAAATTACACATTTGCTGCATATGGCATACTCCTCCAGAGCATCCGACCTGCACATTTCTGTCGGCTCTCCGCCGGTGCTGCGCATCGACGGCAAGCTGCATAACGTGGAGGGCGGACTCGTTGGCCCGGGGGAGGCAGAGCAGATGGCGCTCGATCTGCTTGGACCTGAACGGGAGAAGGAGTTTCGGGACGCCGGCGAATTCGACTTCTCCTATCCGCTGGAAGGCGGTGTGCGGTTCCGGGTTAACGTCTACCGGCAGCGGGGAGGGATCAGCATTGCAGCCCGGAGCATTCCGGCGGAAATCCCGAGTCTGGAACAGCTTGCGCTTCCGCCGGTGCTGTCTGCCCTTGCGCTGAAGGCGCAGGGCCTGATTCTGGTAACAGGGCCGACGGGCAGCGGGAAATCGTCCACGCTTGCGGCGATGCTGAACCATATCAACCGGAATGAGCGCAAGCATATCGTGACGCTGGAGGATCCGATCGAGTTTTTGCACAGCCACGGCACGTGCCTGATCGATCAGCGCGAGGTCGGCAGCGATACGTCCAGCTTCTCGAACGGCCTGCGGGCGGCGCTGCGCCAGGACCCTGACGTTATTCTCGTCGGGGAAATGCGCGACCTGGAGACGATTTCGGCAGCCGTTACCGCCGCGGAGACGGGGCATCTCGTCATGGCAACGCTGCACACGACCGATGCACCGCAGACGATTGACCGGATAATCGATGTCTTTCCGGGGCATCAGCAGAATCAAATTCGCTTGCAGCTTGCTTCCGTGCTGCTGGCCGTCATTTCGCAGCGGCTGTTCCCGCGGGCTGAAGGCAAAGGGCGTCTGTGCGCGACGGAAATTCTCCTGAACACACCGGCGGTCTCCAACCTGATCCGCACCGAGAAGACGCACCAGATCAAAAATATTATGCAAACCGGACGCTCGCTCGGCATGCATACTCTTGACATGGCCATCCGCGATTATTTATCGCATGGGTTGATCCGTCCGGAGGCGGCCAAGGCTTACATGGCGGAGGTGAGAACCGATGCCACAATTTGA
- a CDS encoding VanW family protein produces the protein MRKLYGALIALTGLILAVSLVYGGLYLYAGQRSVPKGTALAGWNVGGMDMAQARAELERKLQSLHAVPVTLTAGGGTDIRLTLKEAGISYNADLFLSGLDRLTTGSLLDRVKARRGFEKAWGLQADWDSALLKRSLSPQWERTAFGDPVNATRRITDSDGIVYTPGSTAQRVDWAALEASLRAALPVSFDRAEAARGEGIVIELPLKTVQPDVTVDSLREQGVARKIAEFSTSLGASGPGRSYNVESAAKAVNDTLLPPGGIFDYGKAVEKAVSTTGFREAPVIVNGKLQPGVGGGICQVSSTLYNAALRTGLEIVERRNHSLPVSYLPKGQDATFAQGSINFRFRNNTGSYLLIRSAVRGRTLTVKFFGTFPQNISYTVESKTVEILAPGRRTVPDASLPRGASRTLQRGKAGYIVETYLVRKVDGKAVDRKRLSRDIYRPQRSLVAVGPGGAGLAAPEPSERPLVEDGIRKEN, from the coding sequence ATGAGAAAATTATATGGCGCCCTGATTGCGTTAACCGGCCTGATTTTGGCGGTTTCGCTAGTGTATGGAGGGCTGTATTTATATGCGGGGCAGCGCAGCGTGCCGAAAGGGACGGCGCTCGCGGGCTGGAATGTCGGCGGAATGGACATGGCGCAGGCGCGTGCGGAGCTGGAACGGAAGCTGCAATCGCTCCATGCGGTTCCGGTCACGCTGACTGCCGGCGGGGGGACGGATATCCGGCTAACCCTGAAGGAAGCGGGTATTTCGTATAATGCTGATCTGTTTCTAAGCGGCCTGGACCGGCTGACGACCGGAAGCCTGCTGGATCGGGTCAAGGCCCGCCGCGGCTTTGAGAAGGCCTGGGGCCTTCAGGCCGATTGGGACAGCGCTCTATTGAAACGCAGCCTGAGTCCCCAGTGGGAACGCACCGCCTTCGGCGATCCGGTGAACGCCACCCGGAGAATCACGGATAGCGACGGGATTGTCTACACGCCGGGAAGCACCGCACAAAGGGTGGACTGGGCCGCACTGGAGGCTTCGCTTAGAGCCGCGCTGCCCGTCAGCTTCGACCGGGCGGAGGCTGCTCGGGGCGAGGGAATCGTCATAGAGCTGCCCCTGAAGACAGTGCAGCCCGATGTGACGGTCGATTCGCTTCGGGAACAGGGCGTGGCGCGGAAGATAGCCGAATTCAGCACCTCGCTGGGCGCAAGCGGACCGGGAAGAAGCTACAACGTGGAATCCGCCGCGAAAGCGGTGAATGACACGCTCCTTCCCCCGGGCGGAATATTCGACTACGGCAAAGCGGTCGAAAAAGCGGTGAGCACCACCGGCTTCCGCGAAGCGCCGGTTATCGTGAACGGCAAGCTTCAGCCGGGCGTCGGCGGCGGCATCTGCCAAGTGTCCAGCACGCTGTATAATGCGGCGCTGCGCACGGGACTGGAGATCGTGGAGCGGCGCAACCACTCCCTGCCGGTAAGCTACCTCCCCAAGGGCCAGGATGCGACCTTCGCGCAAGGGTCGATCAATTTCCGCTTCCGCAATAACACCGGCAGCTATTTATTGATCCGATCGGCGGTCCGGGGGCGTACGCTGACCGTCAAGTTCTTCGGCACCTTCCCGCAAAATATATCGTACACGGTGGAATCGAAAACCGTGGAAATCCTGGCGCCCGGCAGACGAACCGTTCCCGATGCTTCCCTGCCGCGCGGAGCCTCGCGCACGCTCCAGAGAGGCAAAGCGGGGTATATCGTGGAGACCTATCTCGTCCGCAAGGTCGACGGCAAGGCCGTGGACCGGAAACGGCTGTCGCGCGACATTTATCGGCCGCAGCGATCCCTTGTCGCCGTCGGTCCGGGCGGAGCCGGACTGGCCGCGCCGGAACCCTCCGAACGTCCGCTGGTGGAGGACGGAATACGGAAGGAAAATTGA
- a CDS encoding type II secretion system protein produces MLANAIKKRLSKEENQKGFTLIELLAVIVILGIISVIAIPLIGGIINNTKKDSDVATANQVFNAARMYIIGEKAGDFSNSSTDVTLTNLQTGGYLENPVYLPSTKVPLTAITVNFDSQGKLVNASSGYAVVLSTSNTSSKSYTAEEVLKSKPSAPATASTAPSGT; encoded by the coding sequence ATGTTGGCAAACGCGATTAAGAAAAGATTGAGCAAGGAAGAGAATCAGAAGGGGTTTACGCTGATCGAGCTGTTGGCGGTTATCGTTATTTTGGGGATTATTTCGGTTATTGCTATACCTTTGATCGGCGGAATTATTAATAATACTAAAAAAGATTCAGATGTCGCGACTGCAAATCAGGTTTTCAATGCAGCGCGTATGTATATTATTGGCGAAAAAGCCGGGGATTTCTCAAATTCAAGCACAGATGTTACTCTAACTAATCTTCAAACCGGAGGGTACTTGGAAAACCCAGTTTACCTCCCCAGTACAAAGGTACCTTTAACCGCAATAACAGTAAACTTTGATTCGCAAGGCAAGTTAGTAAATGCAAGTTCAGGTTATGCAGTTGTTTTGAGTACTTCTAATACTTCTTCAAAAAGCTATACGGCTGAGGAAGTGTTGAAATCTAAACCGTCAGCACCTGCTACAGCTTCTACAGCTCCATCGGGAACTTAA
- the pilO gene encoding type 4a pilus biogenesis protein PilO, whose product MEQLNKYRSPIVLGMLILFLILLAFYLLGVQSASRKVSEQESQLAQMNEQNQLLQDQIDKLQSSSPGDSEEEALLAQLPRGDNSEQLILDLRAIGTVTNARLKDISFTAGDTNPIQEMTGTSTAAYPTVKALKMTAVVEGDYTGIRNWMRALQLLPRIINVDSFVFQRSSSNNAAQSVSSILTATVSFTAYYEEADKDKADDKNSWTKSGSDQTAFAGH is encoded by the coding sequence GTGGAACAACTCAATAAATACCGTTCTCCAATTGTACTTGGAATGCTCATTCTATTTCTGATCCTGTTGGCTTTTTATTTGCTGGGAGTGCAGTCCGCGAGCCGGAAGGTCAGCGAACAGGAATCGCAGCTCGCACAGATGAATGAGCAGAATCAATTGCTGCAGGACCAAATCGATAAACTCCAAAGCTCCTCACCCGGCGACTCGGAAGAGGAAGCGCTGCTGGCGCAGCTTCCGCGCGGTGATAACAGCGAACAATTAATTCTCGATCTGCGGGCCATCGGTACGGTGACGAACGCCAGGTTGAAGGACATCAGCTTCACAGCGGGAGACACGAACCCCATTCAGGAAATGACAGGCACTTCCACCGCCGCTTATCCAACCGTTAAGGCGCTGAAAATGACTGCCGTGGTCGAGGGCGACTATACCGGCATCCGCAACTGGATGAGGGCTCTGCAACTTTTGCCGCGCATCATTAACGTGGATTCTTTTGTTTTCCAGCGATCAAGCAGTAACAATGCCGCCCAAAGCGTGAGCAGTATTTTAACGGCAACGGTATCTTTCACGGCTTACTATGAAGAAGCAGACAAAGATAAAGCGGACGACAAGAACTCCTGGACAAAATCAGGCTCTGACCAAACAGCCTTTGCCGGCCATTAA
- a CDS encoding DL-endopeptidase inhibitor IseA family protein: MNKKWLIGSLALSLGLVSAGSGAMAASTGSSGVKTVAAAAAVKTAKGNPSAINNLTASSIIPLVVYAREVFFYTNRGGNLVKLETFQYNGQEYRYLSADIGTKQQLLHYVKKAYTHNAAAFYAQTQFYEQNGRMAQVNADLGNLLLFEKATARMVSKNATAAVFELTVPYPNNTQEAERVTVKLKKVNGYWRIDMSPDTLF, encoded by the coding sequence GTGAACAAAAAATGGTTAATCGGATCGCTGGCGCTGTCTTTGGGTTTGGTATCTGCGGGAAGCGGAGCGATGGCGGCGTCAACGGGTTCAAGCGGGGTGAAGACGGTGGCGGCCGCAGCGGCGGTTAAGACTGCAAAAGGTAATCCGAGCGCCATCAACAACTTGACGGCAAGCAGTATCATCCCGCTCGTGGTTTATGCCAGAGAGGTGTTTTTCTACACAAACCGGGGCGGGAATCTCGTCAAGCTTGAGACTTTTCAATATAACGGACAGGAATACCGGTATCTGTCTGCCGACATCGGCACCAAGCAGCAGCTGTTGCATTATGTCAAAAAGGCCTACACGCATAATGCGGCGGCTTTTTACGCTCAAACGCAATTTTATGAACAGAATGGAAGAATGGCTCAGGTCAATGCCGATCTGGGGAATCTGCTGCTGTTTGAGAAGGCGACCGCCCGCATGGTTTCCAAAAATGCAACCGCTGCCGTCTTCGAGCTGACAGTGCCTTATCCGAACAACACGCAGGAGGCGGAGCGAGTGACGGTGAAGCTGAAAAAGGTTAACGGATATTGGAGAATCGACATGTCTCCGGATACCTTGTTCTAA
- the pilM gene encoding pilus assembly protein PilM gives MLGLSTTAAGLAIEQTGIRYISLKNKKSWEVRKKRFLPLPPGMIVGNQVAEGAALLDRVKKWVKKEGLRGTRIALSIPPSQIIVRKMTIPSTNDKQVEQLVKLEVETGLHLPFDNPVYDYVTTEIDEDQSHLLVFAAPRKPIQEYIDILEKAGLRVSSVEIAATALARSLYLGQGESFEETMLINMEQSMLDVYMFRSGNPVFIRTINRGELNQAMPSADLAPGGEQYRAEAAASSEASQKQLSPEQMVEITAEISRMLNFYQYSLHDGSTRIKNVLIAGSPDARRQLFEELNLSLTELEVSMIGLNPFAATNLPDPGLNDYRVAVGAALRSSGFLTIDLLPREDREAMLFPYLATALVGIWLLGVIGTGIYYAAERGKISNNIEQIQGAQDRGTMLQVELAKLNGGGGQLNRKAAVDEILKYKMNIVSVLNELASGLPQGSALRNINYTYRTSIDLTVKVPRMEDASIYLANLRQMSFTVDASIQKLTEGDTGAGPAAAGLTKSYTAVYKVNLATKKPSEGAGGTDTGGQGSQGEEDSSGTTQ, from the coding sequence ATGCTTGGACTCAGTACAACGGCGGCCGGTCTTGCGATTGAGCAGACGGGAATCCGCTATATCAGCTTGAAGAACAAAAAGTCATGGGAAGTCCGCAAGAAACGATTTCTCCCGCTCCCTCCGGGCATGATCGTGGGGAACCAGGTGGCTGAAGGCGCCGCGCTGCTTGACCGGGTCAAGAAATGGGTGAAGAAAGAAGGACTGCGGGGCACCCGGATTGCCCTGTCCATTCCCCCGTCTCAGATCATTGTCCGAAAAATGACCATTCCGAGCACCAATGACAAGCAGGTGGAGCAGCTCGTCAAGCTGGAAGTGGAAACGGGGCTGCATCTGCCGTTCGACAATCCCGTTTACGATTACGTGACTACAGAGATTGATGAGGACCAAAGCCATCTGCTGGTTTTTGCCGCTCCACGCAAGCCGATCCAGGAATACATCGATATTTTGGAAAAGGCGGGTCTGCGGGTAAGCAGTGTGGAGATCGCGGCGACGGCGCTGGCACGAAGCCTGTATCTGGGGCAGGGCGAGAGCTTTGAAGAGACGATGCTCATTAATATGGAGCAGTCCATGCTGGATGTGTACATGTTCCGCAGCGGGAATCCGGTGTTCATCCGCACGATTAACCGAGGCGAATTGAACCAGGCCATGCCATCGGCCGACCTTGCTCCTGGCGGAGAACAGTATAGGGCGGAAGCGGCGGCCTCGTCAGAGGCGTCGCAGAAGCAGCTCTCGCCGGAGCAGATGGTAGAGATTACCGCCGAAATTTCGCGGATGCTCAACTTCTATCAATACAGCTTGCACGACGGCAGCACCCGTATTAAAAATGTGCTGATCGCCGGATCTCCCGATGCCCGCCGACAGTTGTTCGAGGAATTAAATCTGTCGCTGACGGAGCTGGAAGTTTCCATGATCGGGCTGAATCCTTTTGCTGCTACCAATTTGCCCGATCCTGGGCTTAACGATTACCGTGTGGCCGTTGGGGCTGCTCTTCGCAGCAGCGGCTTCTTGACGATAGACCTGCTCCCTCGGGAAGACAGGGAAGCAATGCTGTTCCCTTACCTTGCCACGGCTCTTGTCGGTATTTGGCTGCTTGGCGTTATTGGAACCGGCATTTATTACGCTGCGGAACGCGGTAAAATCTCGAACAACATCGAGCAAATACAAGGAGCGCAGGACCGGGGGACGATGCTTCAAGTGGAGCTTGCCAAGCTGAACGGAGGCGGAGGACAGCTGAACCGTAAAGCGGCGGTCGACGAAATTTTGAAGTACAAGATGAACATCGTTTCCGTGCTGAATGAGCTGGCGTCCGGGCTGCCGCAGGGCAGTGCGCTCCGCAATATTAATTATACGTACCGCACATCCATTGATCTGACCGTAAAAGTACCGCGGATGGAGGATGCTTCGATCTACCTGGCCAATCTTCGGCAAATGTCATTTACCGTGGACGCTTCGATTCAGAAGCTGACAGAAGGAGATACCGGCGCGGGTCCAGCGGCAGCGGGATTAACCAAATCATATACAGCGGTGTACAAGGTGAACCTTGCCACCAAGAAGCCGAGCGAAGGCGCTGGAGGTACAGATACAGGCGGGCAGGGCAGCCAGGGGGAGGAGGACAGCAGTGGAACAACTCAATAA
- a CDS encoding prepilin peptidase, giving the protein MTIFIAIYITLLGLILGSFYNVVALRVPAGESLKSPPSHCTSCGTRLKARDLIPVFSWLAAGGKCRYCGTRVSPLYPLGELATGLLFLWSYLQFGLNGSGITAMMLSSLAVIVTVSDLKFMLIPDKALLFFLPILLLLTLLFPGGPLWLHLLGAAIGGGVILPFALFGGMGMGDVKLFALLGWVIGFPNVLLAFFTACLLGTLVGGTLQLLGVVGRRQPIPFGPWLAVGGLLAYGYGSQIIGGYLSLIR; this is encoded by the coding sequence ATGACTATTTTTATCGCTATATATATCACCTTGCTCGGACTGATTCTGGGCTCCTTTTATAATGTCGTGGCGCTGCGGGTGCCGGCGGGGGAATCGCTGAAGTCTCCGCCGTCGCACTGCACAAGCTGCGGGACAAGGCTGAAAGCAAGAGACCTGATTCCGGTATTCAGCTGGCTTGCAGCCGGCGGGAAATGCCGCTACTGCGGCACCCGCGTGTCTCCGCTCTATCCGCTGGGAGAACTCGCGACGGGACTGCTGTTTCTGTGGTCCTATCTCCAGTTTGGGTTGAACGGCAGTGGAATCACCGCGATGATGCTGTCCAGTCTGGCTGTCATTGTTACGGTCTCGGATTTGAAATTCATGCTGATTCCGGATAAGGCGCTGCTGTTTTTTCTGCCGATTCTGCTATTGTTGACCCTGCTGTTCCCGGGAGGCCCGCTGTGGCTGCATTTGCTGGGGGCTGCAATCGGCGGCGGCGTCATTCTTCCGTTTGCTTTATTCGGAGGAATGGGTATGGGAGATGTCAAGCTGTTCGCGCTGCTGGGATGGGTCATCGGGTTTCCGAATGTTCTGCTCGCCTTCTTTACCGCTTGTCTTCTGGGAACTCTTGTCGGCGGAACGCTCCAGCTGCTGGGCGTGGTGGGGCGCAGACAGCCGATTCCTTTCGGTCCGTGGCTGGCGGTCGGTGGTTTGCTCGCGTACGGTTACGGATCACAGATTATAGGCGGGTATCTCTCGCTCATCCGTTAG
- a CDS encoding type II secretion system F family protein: protein MPQFEYQVRTSGGKQLKGKLTALDKPSAMEELRKRGLTVFLLNEQKNSILSMDIYIGNPVKTIHFIIYCRQFATLIRAGVSIIDATRILAEQTDSKPLRKALQDVNSSLMRGIAFSQAVQEHKKIFPSLFVSMVRAGEESGDLEGTLDRLAMFFEKQHTTTEKIKSALTYPITVAIMAVAAVIYLLWAIVPQFVTMFESMNADLPAITKLVLALSKSIQGQWYFWMLGIILLVAAFQITKRTEKGAYAIDYAKLKIPVFGKLNQKGSIAQFTRTFSSLYASSVPILQSLSIVEEIAGNKVIGKYIRSAGDSLRLGNPLSDPLKKAWVFPPLVTQMIAIGEETGALDQMLSKVADFYEMDVENTVDRLKSLLEPLLIAFLAGVVGVIVAAIMLPMFSLYSNMG from the coding sequence ATGCCACAATTTGAGTACCAAGTACGGACATCCGGCGGCAAACAGTTGAAGGGAAAGCTTACAGCCCTTGATAAGCCATCGGCGATGGAAGAGCTTCGCAAACGGGGACTTACCGTATTTTTGCTGAACGAGCAGAAGAATTCCATCCTGTCGATGGACATTTATATCGGAAATCCGGTGAAGACGATTCATTTTATTATATATTGCCGGCAGTTCGCGACCTTGATCCGCGCAGGCGTTTCGATTATCGATGCAACCCGCATTTTGGCGGAGCAGACCGACAGCAAGCCGCTGAGAAAAGCGCTGCAGGACGTGAATTCCAGCCTGATGCGCGGGATCGCGTTCTCGCAGGCCGTTCAGGAGCACAAGAAGATTTTTCCTTCGCTTTTTGTCAGCATGGTCCGCGCGGGCGAAGAGTCGGGCGATTTGGAAGGAACGCTGGATCGGCTTGCAATGTTCTTTGAAAAACAGCACACGACAACCGAGAAAATCAAGTCCGCGCTGACTTATCCGATCACCGTAGCCATTATGGCGGTTGCGGCCGTCATTTATTTGCTCTGGGCCATTGTTCCGCAGTTCGTCACGATGTTCGAATCCATGAACGCCGATCTTCCGGCGATTACGAAGCTGGTGCTGGCGTTAAGCAAAAGCATCCAGGGCCAGTGGTATTTTTGGATGCTTGGCATTATTCTGCTGGTAGCGGCCTTCCAAATTACGAAGCGGACGGAAAAAGGGGCCTATGCCATTGACTATGCGAAGCTGAAGATTCCGGTGTTCGGCAAGCTGAATCAAAAGGGCTCGATTGCACAGTTTACGCGCACTTTTTCTTCTCTCTACGCCAGCTCGGTGCCGATCTTGCAGTCGCTGAGCATTGTAGAGGAGATCGCCGGCAACAAGGTTATCGGCAAGTATATCCGCAGTGCGGGCGATTCGCTTCGCCTCGGCAACCCGCTTTCCGATCCGCTCAAAAAAGCGTGGGTCTTCCCGCCGCTCGTTACGCAGATGATCGCCATCGGCGAAGAGACCGGGGCGCTTGACCAGATGCTCTCCAAGGTGGCGGACTTCTATGAGATGGATGTCGAGAACACCGTGGACCGTTTGAAGTCGCTGCTGGAACCGCTGCTGATCGCTTTTTTGGCCGGAGTGGTAGGAGTCATTGTTGCGGCGATTATGCTGCCGATGTTCAGTTTGTACAGCAATATGGGGTAA